GCATTCCTCGACGTGAACGCCGATCCAGTACAAGCATATTCCAACGGCCTCTGGGCCACGCGCGTTGATGTGAACGTCCCGATCGAATGAGATCGGGTGTCATGAGATAGTGTTAGGGAGTGTTAGGGGACGGTCCTTGAAAGTTCACTATTCCTTCGTTCGGCGACGATAGTCTTCCTCTAAAGAGCCCCTCCTCCGGCAGGACCTTCCCGGTCCGCTTGACACGCCGGGGCGACTCACCATGCTCCGTCCGCTCTCGCCCGAGGCGCGGCGAGGCGGGTCGCCCCATAAGGAAAGGCCCGCGCGGGGTACGCGGGCCTTCATTGTGGGAATCGTCAAGGGATGTCACGCCGCCTCTGCGTCGTCCTTGGGCTTCTGCGGCCGGGCGCGCGGGCGCTTAAAGCGGTCGAGCTCGGCCATCACCGCCTTGTCCGTGCGGAACGCTCCGCGCGCGGCGTTGAGGACCGCCACGAACCGGCCGTAGCGGGCCTCCTGGTTCATGCCGAACGTCTCGTGCAGCGCCAGGAACCGGCTCATCAGGGCGTCGTGCTCGGCGCGCTCGGCGCGCTGCGCCTCGACGTCCGCGACGAGCTGCTCGGTGCTCGCGCCCGGGAAGCTCCAGCCCTTGGCCAGGAGCAGCTGCACCAGGGCGAACAGCATGTCGTCGAACACCTTCGTGGGGTAGTAGGTCCGCCGAACTTTCATCATCACAGACTCCTTCTTCCTTCTGTCCGCGTGCAGGGGCGATTCATGAATCGCCCCTACGATCTGCGGGGTTGTTCCGACCTTCCGGTCGGGTTTTTCTGCGGCCGCGCGCGTTTGGCCGTCGCTCGGACCCTATTGCAACGGCGGTGCCAACGCGCGACCGCGCTTCGAGGCGCGCCGGCCGATCGCCGCGCGAGACGTCGGGGCGGGCGCCCCGGGGCCGCGCCGTTGCTGCTCCGCACGGCCTCCGCCGCGTCGGGGCGAACGTTCGGGACGATCTCCTTTATAAGAGCGCCGGATCGGCTTGCGGACGCGAGGGTGTGGTCGAAGAGATACAGGGTGTGGTGTTGCCGTTTCGCAACAGCCCGAAGGCACCCACGAGCCGTACCGTGCCTCTCGCTCGCTTCCGGTTGCCACGAGAAATGCCGGGCTTGCCTCTCGCTCGCTTCCCGTTGCCACGAGAAATGCCGGACTTGCCTCTCGCTCGCTTCCCGTTGCCACGAGAAATGCCGGGCTTGCCTCTCGCTGGCTTCCCGTTGCCACGAGAAATGCCGGACTTGCCTCTCGCTGGCTTCCCGTTGCCACGAGAAATGCCGGACTTGCCTCTCGCTGGCTTCCCGTTGCCACGAGAAATGCCGGGCGTGCCTCGCGCTCGCTTCCGGTTGCCACGAATCACCTCGGTTTCGGGTACGGTCCTTGATAGTTTACTAACCGTTCGCCGGCCGAATCGCCCCTCTACGCCGCGCGGGATTCGGACCGATCCGACGGCTCGGACTGATCCGACCGAGTGGCCGCGCGGCAGACGGAAGAGAGAAGCCCCTTGAAAATGACGCGAAGAAGTGCGCGAAGAAGCGCTTCTCCGACGTCCTCGGCTTCGCCGGCGGCAGCGCGGGCGGTTCGCACGTTCCCTTGCTGAATGGCCTCGATCGCCCCCCCGGTCCCCCCTCGGTCCGCTTGACACGCCGGGGGCGACTCCCCATACTCCGTCCGCTCTCGACCAGGACACGGCGCGGCGGCGAACGCACGAGGGTGGCACGTGATCCCCGACGCGAAGATCGCTGAAATCAGGGAACGGGCCGACATCGTCGAGGTGATCGGCGAGTACGTCGCGCTCAAGCGGGCCGGGGTCAACTACAAGGGCGTCTGCCCGTTCCACGCCGACAGCGATCCGTCCTTCAACGTCAACCCGGCGCGGCAGTTCTTCCACTGCTTCGGCTGCAGCGCGTCCGGCGACGTCTTCGGCTTCCTGCAGCGGGTCGACGGGCTCGAGTTCATGGAGGCGGTCGAGCGGCTCGCCGCGAAGTACGGCGTCGAGCTCCCGAAGCAGCAGGCGTCGGCCGCGGCGCGCTCCGCCGACGAGCGGGCGCGGGAGGCGGCGCGGCGCAGGCGGCTCGTCCTCGAGGAGGCCACGGCGTTCTACGAGGCGCAGCTCGCGACCCCCGCCGCCGCGGTCGCGAAGAAGATGCTCGCCGATCGCGGGATCGACGACGCCACCGCCGCGCGCTACCGCCTCGGCTACGCGCCGGACGCCTGGGACGGGCTCCTCGAGCACCTGCGCGGCAAGCGGATCTCGCCGCGCGAGGCCGAGGAGGTCGGGCTCGCGATCCCGCGGAAGACCGGGAGCGGGTACTACGACAGGTTCCGCAACCGCCTCGTGTTCACCGTCACGGATCCGGCGGGGCACCCGATCGCGTTCTCGGCGCGCTCGCTCGGGGCGGGCGACGCCGACGGCGCGAAGTACGTCAACTCGCCCGAGACCCCGGAGTACCACAAGGGCCGCGTGCTCTTCGGGCTGCACGAGGCGCGCGTCGCCATGAGCAAGGCGCGCGAGGCGATCCTCGTCGAGGGGAACTTCGACGTGCTGTCGCTCGCCCGCGCCGGCGTGGAGAACGTCGTCGCGCCGCTCGGCACCGCGCTCACCGAGGAGCACGCCGCGCTCCTCAGGCGCCGCGTCGAGGCGGTCGTCGTGGTGTTCGACGGCGATCGGGCGGGAAGGGCCGCGGCGGCCCGCGCGTTCCCGATGCTGGCCCGCGCCGGCCTCGCCTCGTACTACGTCCGCCTCCCGGACGGCGAGGACCCGGACAGCCTGGTCAGGAAGAGCGGGGCCGAGGCGGTGCGCGAGACCCTGTCGGCCCGGCGCGGGCTGCTCGACGAGATCATCCGCGCCTCGGCGGAGGCCGCGGACGGGACGGTCCAGGACGCGGCGCGGCGCATCGGCAAGCTCCGGGACTTCGTCTACGCGGTCAGGGAGCCGATGGAGCGGGACATGTACCTCCAGCGCATCGCGGAGTCGTTCTCGGTCGAGCCGTCCTTCGTGTTCAAGCACCTGCGATCGCCCGGCGCCGAGGCTGCGGAGCCGTCCCTTCGTTCGGCGAGGGCCGGGGCCGGGGAGCCGCTCGGAAACCCGGAGGACCAGGAGCTCGTCGGGCTCCTGCTCGACCTGCCCGAGCTGTGCGCCGAGGCGAGCGCGTCGGGCGCGATCGGGCTCCTCGCCGACCCGGAGCTGCGCCGGATCGCCGAGGAGCTCGCGGTCAAGCAGCGGCGCAAGGAGTCGCTCGTCGCCGAGCTCATGGCGGGCACGGAGCAGAGCCCGGCGGTGACGTGGCTCGCGCGGCGCGGCATGCAGCGGCTGTTCGTCGACGAGGCGATAGGCGCCCAGGCGCTCCAGGAAATATTTCGAAAAATGAAGAAACGGCGTGTCGACGCCCAGATTGATTTGATCAAGCAAGAGATCCGAAGGGCGCGTACATCGGGGGACGATCAGAAAGTCCTCGGGCTCCAGCGTCAAAAAACCGAATTGGAAAAAGAGGTTCGGGACACCGAACTTGGTTTTGACAAAGGACGCGTTGCGGATTAAAGGGTCCCAGAGGAAATTTCGGAATGGACAAGGCACCGGACAAGAAGAACATCCAGCAGCTCATCGAGCTGGGCAAAACCAAAGGGTTTTTGACCTACGAAGAGGTCAACGATTTTCTCCCGTCGGAAATCGTCTCCTCCGACGAGATCGACGATCTTCTCGACGTCCTGAGCAGCGAGCACATCGAGGTCGTCGATCGCGGCGAGAACATCACCTTCGCGTCGATCGAGCCCGATCCGGCCGTGCTGGATCCGGAGAAGGTCGTCGAAGAGGACACCGACTTAAGCTACTTCTCCAAGACCAACGATCCGGTCCGCATGTACCTGCGGAAGATGGGCTCCGTCTGCCTCCTGACGCGCGAGGGCGAGGTGGAGATCGCGAAGCGGATCGAGCAGGGCGAGCGTCAGGTGCTCGACATCCTCCTCTCGTCCAACATCGCCATCAAGGACATCATCGGCCTCGGGGCGAAGCTCAAGCAGGACAAGATCCGCCTGAAGGACGTCGTCGACAGGCCGAGCAACAAGCCGGCCGACGCCAGCGAGGAGTTCGAGGAGGGCGCGGAGTTCGAGGAGGAGGAAGAGGAGGAGGAGCCCGAGAGCGAGGAGTTCGAGGGCTACCGGGAGTTCGACGACCTCGAGATCAACCAGGAGGAGGCGGACCAGCGCTTCCTCGACACCGTGGAGCGGGTCCGCAGGCTCGGGCAAGAGATCGGGAAGTGCACCGTCCAGATCCGCGACGGCCGCAAGCTGACCGACCGGCGCCGCGAGACGCTGCTGCACAAGATCGCCGAGCTGCGGATCCAGGTGAAGGACCAGCTCATCAGCCTGAACCTGAACAAGAGCCAGATCGCGCGCATCGTGGCGCTGCTCAAGGAGCTGATCGCCCGCGTCGAGTCGGCCGAGGCCGAGATCCAGTCGAGCGAGCGGCGGTGCGGCATGTCCCAGAAGGACATCCGGCGCACGGTCCGCGAGATGAAGGTGTCCAAGGTCGTCGAGCGGCGCATCGCGCGCAAGCTCGGCGTCAAGGCCTCGGAGCTCGTCGAGCTCGAGAACGCGATCCGCGAGGCGCAGAAGAAGGTCCGGGCCGTCGAGGAGGAGGTGAACCTCGACATCGACGAGCTGCGCGAGATCTACCGCTGCATCCACGAGGGCGAGCGCCGCGCCGAGCGCGCCAAGGCCGATCTCGTGGAGGCCAACCTGCGCCTCGTCGTCTCGATCGCGAAGAAGTACACGAACCGCGGGCTCCAGTTCCTCGACCTCATCCAGGAGGGGAACATCGGCCTGATGAAGGCGGTCGACAAGTTCGAGTACCGCCGCGGGTACAAGTTCTCCACCTACGCGACGTGGTGGATCCGGCAGGCGATCACGCGCGCGATCGCAGATCAGGCCCGCACGATCCGCATCCCGGTGCACATGATCGAGACGATCAACAAGCTCATCCGCACGAGTCGCTACCTCGTCCAGGAGATGGGCCGCGAGCCCACGCCGGAGGAGATCGCGGAGCGCATGGAGCTGCCGCTCGACAAGGTGCGCAAGGTGCTCAAGATCGCGAAGGAGCCTATCAGCCTCGAGACCCCGATAGGCGAGGAGGAGGACAGCCACCTCGGCGACTTCATCGAGGACAAGGGCGTGGTTTCCCCGGCCGACGCCGTGATCGGGCTCAACCTCTCCGAGCAGACGCGCCGCGTGCTCAAGACGCTGACGCCGCGCGAGGAGAAGGTGCTCCGCATGCGCTTCGGCATCGGCGAGAAGTCGGACCACACGCTCGAGGAGGTCGGCCAGGACTTCGAGGTCACCCGCGAGCGCATCCGGCAGATCGAGGCCAAGGCGCTCCGGAAGCTGCGCCACTCGTCCCGCTCCAAGCACCTCAAGAGCTTCATCGAGCACTAGGCAGGTTGTACGGGCGCACGGCCGTCTCGCCCCCGCGTCGACACGCCGCTGCGGCATTCCGCCTTCGACGAATCTTGCGCTCCGCCCCGGCGACGGCTACAAATGGGATCACGTTCCTACGAGGTGGGCGAAGATGACGCTGACGTGTCCGCGCTGCCGGCTGAAGAGGCTCGACGAGATCGAGCTCGGCGAGATCGTCGTGGACAGGTGCGCCTGCTGCGGCGGGCTCTGGTTCGACAGCGGCGAGATCGGCGAGCTGCTCGGCCGCCCGCCCGAGGTGCGCCGCGTCGAGACCACGGTGCCGCCCGAGGGCGACCGGGTGAAGGATCTCGCGTG
This portion of the Pseudomonadota bacterium genome encodes:
- the dnaG gene encoding DNA primase yields the protein MIPDAKIAEIRERADIVEVIGEYVALKRAGVNYKGVCPFHADSDPSFNVNPARQFFHCFGCSASGDVFGFLQRVDGLEFMEAVERLAAKYGVELPKQQASAAARSADERAREAARRRRLVLEEATAFYEAQLATPAAAVAKKMLADRGIDDATAARYRLGYAPDAWDGLLEHLRGKRISPREAEEVGLAIPRKTGSGYYDRFRNRLVFTVTDPAGHPIAFSARSLGAGDADGAKYVNSPETPEYHKGRVLFGLHEARVAMSKAREAILVEGNFDVLSLARAGVENVVAPLGTALTEEHAALLRRRVEAVVVVFDGDRAGRAAAARAFPMLARAGLASYYVRLPDGEDPDSLVRKSGAEAVRETLSARRGLLDEIIRASAEAADGTVQDAARRIGKLRDFVYAVREPMERDMYLQRIAESFSVEPSFVFKHLRSPGAEAAEPSLRSARAGAGEPLGNPEDQELVGLLLDLPELCAEASASGAIGLLADPELRRIAEELAVKQRRKESLVAELMAGTEQSPAVTWLARRGMQRLFVDEAIGAQALQEIFRKMKKRRVDAQIDLIKQEIRRARTSGDDQKVLGLQRQKTELEKEVRDTELGFDKGRVAD
- a CDS encoding zf-TFIIB domain-containing protein, producing the protein MTLTCPRCRLKRLDEIELGEIVVDRCACCGGLWFDSGEIGELLGRPPEVRRVETTVPPEGDRVKDLACPRCADVALRALVIAGEGAAAKTVFRCASCSGTWVDRGELRAVEDPRLAETLRLFFSQTKGA